Proteins encoded in a region of the Roseateles sp. SL47 genome:
- a CDS encoding GNAT family N-acetyltransferase gives MPATLRQAAAHDADTLSALGIQVFLDTYATDGIRPDLAREALQEFSSAEWLDRLSQPQRRVVLAEVGRGLIGFAEVQLAPTPAPGTDTLGAELVRLYVQPAFQRSGVGTQLIAAAEQMAQSARLPSLWLTAWEGNHRALAFYARRGYADRGDTFYEIEGQRYVNRVLQRMLGSPPSLGSDGSTAHPAA, from the coding sequence ATGCCTGCCACTCTCCGCCAAGCCGCCGCGCACGACGCCGACACCCTCTCCGCATTGGGGATTCAGGTCTTCTTGGACACCTACGCCACGGACGGCATCCGCCCAGACCTCGCTCGGGAGGCGCTGCAAGAATTCAGCAGCGCGGAATGGCTGGACAGGCTGAGCCAACCCCAGCGGCGGGTGGTGCTGGCCGAGGTGGGTCGCGGGCTGATCGGTTTTGCTGAAGTGCAATTGGCGCCGACCCCTGCGCCGGGCACGGACACCCTGGGCGCAGAGCTGGTGCGGCTGTACGTGCAACCCGCGTTTCAGCGCTCCGGCGTTGGCACGCAACTGATCGCAGCGGCCGAGCAAATGGCACAGAGCGCTCGGCTGCCCTCGCTCTGGCTGACGGCCTGGGAAGGCAATCACCGCGCACTGGCCTTCTACGCCCGACGCGGTTACGCCGACCGGGGCGACACCTTCTACGAGATCGAAGGCCAGCGCTATGTCAACCGGGTGCTCCAGAGGATGCTGGGCAGCCCTCCGTCCCTGGGCTCAGACGGCAGCACCGCTCACCCCGCCGCGTGA
- a CDS encoding voltage-gated chloride channel family protein — translation MNRLRQFELFHLIPSLLRWLVLASLVAVLAGSASALFLLALDWATRTREAHRWLLWGLPLAGFAVGWVYLKLGRDVEAGNNLLIDEIHDPKKVVPLRMAPLILGSTVLSHLFGASVGREGTAVQMGGALADQLTHRFKLDDQDRRVMLMAGISAGFASVFGTPLAGAVFGMEVLVIGSLRYDALWPCLVAAVVADQVTTAWGAHHTHYAVGLLPALSWWPLVAVVLAGMLFGLVAMVFATVTHAGQAFMKRRIAYAPARPLVGGVVIALVIWGLDAWRFAGLGIPVIQQAFLQPLSAGDFAAKLALTAGSLASGFKGGEVTPLFFIGATLGNALAPLLDLPFPMLAGLGFVAVFAGASNTPMACTLMAIELFGAEMGVYAAVACGVSYLCSGHTGIYKSQRVGQAKHPLVPSGLTLGEVPAFRQQAAERGAVTRSDPASASARAAHDTDPRGGLE, via the coding sequence ATGAACCGCCTGCGCCAATTCGAACTTTTCCACCTCATCCCCTCGCTGCTCCGCTGGCTGGTGCTCGCCAGTCTGGTGGCCGTCCTGGCCGGCAGCGCTTCCGCCTTGTTCCTTCTGGCCCTGGACTGGGCCACCCGGACCCGCGAAGCCCATCGCTGGCTGCTGTGGGGCCTGCCCCTGGCTGGCTTTGCGGTGGGCTGGGTCTACCTCAAGCTGGGCCGGGACGTGGAAGCCGGCAACAACCTGCTGATCGATGAAATTCACGACCCCAAAAAGGTGGTTCCGCTTCGCATGGCGCCGCTGATTCTGGGTAGTACCGTGCTGTCCCACCTGTTTGGCGCATCCGTAGGGCGGGAAGGCACCGCCGTGCAGATGGGCGGCGCCCTGGCCGATCAACTGACCCATCGTTTCAAGCTCGACGACCAGGACCGGCGCGTGATGCTGATGGCGGGCATCAGCGCGGGATTTGCGTCGGTCTTCGGTACACCGCTGGCGGGTGCGGTCTTTGGCATGGAAGTGCTGGTGATCGGCAGCCTGCGTTATGACGCACTGTGGCCGTGCCTCGTGGCGGCGGTGGTGGCGGACCAGGTCACCACGGCCTGGGGCGCGCATCACACCCACTATGCGGTGGGTCTGCTGCCGGCGCTCTCCTGGTGGCCGCTGGTGGCGGTGGTGCTGGCAGGCATGCTGTTCGGGCTGGTGGCGATGGTGTTTGCCACGGTCACCCATGCCGGCCAGGCGTTCATGAAGCGCCGGATTGCCTATGCACCGGCCCGGCCGCTGGTCGGCGGGGTGGTGATTGCGTTGGTCATCTGGGGCCTGGACGCGTGGCGCTTCGCCGGGCTGGGCATTCCGGTGATCCAGCAGGCTTTTCTGCAGCCGCTGTCGGCCGGTGATTTCGCCGCCAAGCTGGCGCTGACGGCGGGCTCCCTGGCCAGCGGGTTCAAGGGCGGCGAGGTGACGCCGCTGTTTTTCATCGGCGCCACCCTGGGCAATGCACTGGCGCCCCTGCTGGATCTGCCGTTCCCCATGCTGGCCGGGCTGGGCTTTGTGGCGGTGTTTGCCGGAGCGTCCAACACACCCATGGCCTGCACGCTGATGGCCATTGAACTGTTTGGCGCCGAGATGGGCGTGTATGCCGCAGTGGCGTGTGGTGTGAGCTATCTGTGCTCGGGCCACACCGGCATCTACAAGTCGCAGCGGGTAGGGCAGGCGAAGCACCCGCTGGTGCCGTCCGGGCTGACGCTGGGCGAGGTGCCGGCCTTCCGGCAGCAGGCGGCGGAGCGAGGCGCGGTGACGAGGTCCGATCCTGCTTCCGCTTCCGCTCGCGCGGCGCATGACACCGACCCTCGCGGTGGGCTGGAATGA
- a CDS encoding alkene reductase: MPSLFDPLQLGAVSLANRIVMAPLTRNRSQGLLPGPLAVDYYRQRATAGLIISEGAQIAPEGQGYLDTPGIYSPEQVDAWKRVTDAVHEAGGKIAVQLWHVGRISHADFQPDGAKPLSSTDRAAQSKTFTKEGFVDVAAPRALKTEELPGLVQSYVHAARSAMEAGFDAVEVHGANGYLLDQFLRDSINDRTDAYGGSIENRARLLLEVMRAIADAIGADRTGLRLSPVTPVNDAGQDSNAQALFNYVVEQLAPLKLAFLHVIEGQTGGPRDVAPFDYAALRERFKGPYIANNGYTREMALAAVADGQADAVAFGRSFISNPDLVRRLRLNAPLQKANSATMYGGGAQGYTDYPALAD, from the coding sequence ATGCCGAGTTTGTTTGACCCGCTGCAACTGGGTGCTGTTTCCCTGGCCAACCGTATCGTGATGGCTCCGCTGACCCGCAACCGTTCGCAAGGCTTGCTGCCCGGCCCGCTGGCCGTCGACTACTACCGCCAGCGCGCCACGGCCGGTCTGATCATCAGTGAAGGTGCGCAGATCGCGCCGGAAGGCCAGGGGTATCTGGACACCCCGGGGATTTATTCGCCGGAGCAGGTCGACGCCTGGAAGCGGGTGACGGACGCAGTCCATGAAGCCGGCGGCAAGATCGCGGTGCAGCTGTGGCATGTGGGCCGGATTTCCCACGCCGATTTCCAGCCGGACGGTGCCAAGCCGCTGTCTTCCACCGACCGTGCCGCCCAGAGCAAGACCTTCACCAAGGAAGGTTTTGTGGACGTGGCCGCGCCGCGCGCGTTGAAGACCGAAGAGCTGCCGGGCCTCGTGCAGTCGTATGTGCATGCCGCACGCTCGGCGATGGAAGCCGGCTTTGATGCGGTGGAAGTGCATGGCGCCAACGGCTATCTGCTGGACCAGTTCCTGCGCGACAGCATCAATGACCGCACCGACGCCTATGGCGGTTCCATCGAGAACCGCGCCCGTCTGTTGCTGGAGGTGATGCGCGCCATCGCTGACGCCATCGGTGCCGACCGCACCGGCCTGCGCCTGTCCCCGGTCACCCCGGTGAACGATGCGGGCCAGGACAGCAACGCGCAGGCGCTGTTCAACTACGTGGTGGAGCAACTGGCACCGCTGAAGCTGGCCTTCCTGCATGTGATCGAAGGCCAGACGGGCGGCCCGCGCGATGTTGCCCCGTTCGACTACGCGGCGCTGCGTGAGCGCTTCAAGGGCCCCTACATCGCCAACAACGGCTACACCCGTGAGATGGCGCTGGCGGCGGTGGCGGACGGTCAGGCCGATGCCGTGGCCTTTGGCCGCAGCTTCATCTCCAACCCGGATCTGGTGCGCCGCCTGCGCCTGAATGCTCCGCTGCAGAAGGCCAATTCGGCCACCATGTACGGAGGTGGTGCGCAAGGTTATACCGACTATCCGGCGCTGGCCGACTGA
- a CDS encoding LysR family transcriptional regulator, whose product MLDQLRRMAVLATVVDQGSLVAAARQLQTTTSAVSQQLRALERDMGVTLLHRSTRRISLTPAGERFVEGCKAMLAAAQDAQVQLHRLRDAPEGELRISAPVGFARQLGPALAPLMHAHPGLHLHLEVDDGFTDLVAKRIDLAVRFGRLPDSAWVAQRIGAKSMALYGAPAYLARRGVPATATDLGRHDWLALRPDTSPFQTLPLRSPQGEEQWLRVTPRASSNNQLSLQQLCEAGLGLAMLGTDDVDESVAQGRLLPLLSDWQLPSLPVHALTPQRDAQPAKVRHAIDALRQAFSQ is encoded by the coding sequence ATGTTGGATCAACTCCGCCGCATGGCCGTGTTGGCCACCGTGGTAGACCAGGGCAGCCTGGTCGCTGCGGCACGCCAGTTGCAAACCACCACCTCCGCCGTGAGCCAGCAGTTGCGGGCCCTGGAGCGGGACATGGGGGTGACCTTGTTGCATCGCTCCACCCGTCGCATCAGCCTGACCCCAGCGGGCGAGCGCTTTGTGGAGGGCTGCAAGGCCATGCTGGCCGCCGCGCAGGACGCTCAGGTGCAGTTGCACCGGCTGCGGGATGCGCCGGAGGGGGAACTGCGCATCAGCGCCCCGGTGGGCTTTGCGCGGCAACTGGGGCCGGCACTGGCGCCGCTGATGCATGCGCATCCCGGCTTGCATCTGCATCTGGAGGTGGACGATGGCTTCACCGACCTGGTGGCCAAACGCATCGATCTGGCCGTGCGCTTCGGGCGTCTGCCGGACAGCGCCTGGGTCGCCCAGCGGATCGGCGCCAAGAGCATGGCGTTGTATGGCGCGCCGGCTTATCTCGCGCGACGGGGCGTGCCCGCAACGGCGACGGATCTTGGCCGGCATGACTGGCTCGCGCTGCGGCCCGACACCTCCCCCTTCCAGACCTTGCCGCTGCGCAGTCCTCAGGGGGAGGAGCAATGGCTGCGGGTGACGCCGCGGGCCAGCAGCAACAACCAGCTCAGCCTGCAGCAGTTGTGCGAGGCCGGGCTGGGACTGGCGATGCTGGGCACGGATGATGTGGATGAATCGGTGGCGCAGGGCCGGTTGTTGCCGCTGCTGAGCGACTGGCAGCTACCGTCGCTGCCCGTGCATGCCCTGACCCCGCAGCGGGATGCGCAACCGGCCAAGGTGCGCCATGCCATCGATGCGCTGCGTCAGGCCTTCAGCCAATGA
- a CDS encoding helix-turn-helix domain-containing protein, translated as MSKMVRRYAEPAPTTRDVLWAGERRMTQARDYLAANFHRDVAIEELADVTQLSRAHLTRAFTRQCGVPPPVWLNAVRLSQARRMLLAGERASEVAVACGFADPSHFSRRFKGAMGVPPGAW; from the coding sequence ATGAGCAAGATGGTGCGTCGGTATGCGGAACCAGCGCCCACCACCCGTGACGTTCTATGGGCCGGCGAGCGCCGCATGACGCAGGCGCGTGACTATCTGGCTGCCAACTTCCATCGCGATGTGGCGATTGAGGAGCTTGCCGACGTCACCCAGTTGTCCCGAGCGCACCTCACCCGCGCCTTTACGCGCCAGTGCGGGGTCCCACCGCCCGTCTGGCTAAATGCAGTGCGGCTGTCGCAGGCGCGACGGATGTTGCTGGCGGGGGAACGTGCGTCCGAGGTGGCTGTCGCTTGTGGATTCGCCGACCCGAGCCACTTCAGCCGTCGCTTCAAAGGCGCGATGGGGGTACCGCCGGGGGCATGGTGA
- a CDS encoding 23S rRNA (adenine(2030)-N(6))-methyltransferase RlmJ, producing MLAYRHAFHAGNHADVLKHLVLAEVLRYMGEKDKAYTVVDTHAGAGGYALDGRYAQKNAEHLGGIAALYQRKDLPEPLQHYVQLVRDFNAGGPLEQYPGSPAIARLLMREQDRLRCYELHPTDQRILESYLSDRPNSQVQNSDGFAGLKAELPPPSRRGVVLIDPPYEIKTDYAKVIGALREALQRFPDGTVAIWYPQLQLLESAQLLQRLKAVGESTAKKGWLHVRLTVAQPDERGFGMMGSGMFVINPPYVLHDRLAACLPMLVDVLGQYDGANYLLEQQTV from the coding sequence ATGCTCGCTTATCGACACGCTTTCCACGCCGGCAACCATGCCGACGTGCTCAAACACCTGGTTCTGGCCGAAGTTCTCCGCTACATGGGAGAAAAAGACAAGGCTTACACCGTGGTGGACACCCATGCCGGCGCCGGCGGCTATGCGCTGGATGGACGGTATGCCCAGAAGAACGCCGAGCACCTGGGTGGCATTGCGGCGCTTTACCAGCGCAAGGACCTGCCCGAGCCGCTGCAGCACTATGTGCAATTGGTGCGCGACTTCAATGCCGGCGGCCCGCTGGAGCAATACCCGGGCTCTCCGGCCATTGCCCGCCTGCTGATGCGGGAGCAGGACCGTCTGCGCTGCTATGAGCTGCATCCCACCGATCAGCGCATTCTGGAGAGTTACCTGTCGGACCGGCCCAACTCGCAGGTCCAGAACTCGGACGGCTTTGCCGGGCTGAAGGCGGAACTGCCGCCGCCGTCCCGCCGGGGCGTGGTGCTGATCGACCCGCCCTATGAAATCAAGACCGACTATGCCAAGGTCATCGGCGCGCTTCGGGAGGCTCTGCAACGCTTTCCGGACGGCACCGTCGCGATCTGGTACCCGCAGCTGCAGCTGCTGGAATCGGCCCAATTGCTGCAGCGGCTGAAGGCCGTGGGCGAATCCACGGCCAAGAAGGGCTGGCTGCATGTGCGACTGACCGTGGCGCAGCCGGATGAACGCGGCTTCGGCATGATGGGCAGCGGCATGTTTGTCATCAACCCGCCGTACGTGCTGCACGACCGGCTGGCGGCATGCCTGCCGATGCTGGTGGACGTACTGGGACAGTACGACGGCGCGAACTATCTGCTGGAACAGCAGACGGTCTGA
- a CDS encoding nucleotidyl transferase AbiEii/AbiGii toxin family protein, with product MPPNEPQRADDYDSRTTAAVKSVLLEIGQILGSYKGKYTVVGGAVPWLLLDPDSEMRHVGTTDVDLGLDAEALGDGEYASLVSSLMEHGYQQRENLRRFQLVRQIAMDDGGPSIDVIVDFLMPKDAVIEKNKPPLVDAFAVQRASGAELAIQYNELIAITGAMPRGGRNRVEISVCSIPALLAMKGHAIENRYKQKDAYDIYYCIRNYPEGIDGLAEACRPLMAHRGGLEGYTYIAGKFDSLVGFGPTCVRRFVEESQVLDGRTPEQWQQDAFGQVDAWLRALGLRE from the coding sequence ATGCCCCCGAATGAGCCGCAGCGGGCGGACGACTATGACAGCCGCACAACCGCAGCCGTGAAGTCGGTGCTCCTTGAGATCGGGCAGATCCTGGGTAGCTACAAGGGGAAGTACACCGTTGTGGGTGGTGCCGTCCCGTGGTTGCTGCTGGATCCAGACAGCGAAATGCGGCACGTGGGCACCACGGACGTAGACCTGGGCTTGGACGCAGAAGCGCTTGGCGACGGCGAGTACGCCAGTCTGGTGAGCTCCCTCATGGAACATGGCTACCAGCAACGCGAGAACCTCCGACGGTTTCAATTGGTTCGGCAGATTGCGATGGACGACGGAGGCCCTTCGATCGACGTGATCGTCGACTTCCTCATGCCCAAGGATGCCGTCATCGAGAAGAACAAGCCGCCGTTGGTGGACGCGTTCGCCGTCCAACGAGCGAGCGGCGCCGAGCTCGCCATTCAGTACAACGAACTCATCGCGATCACAGGCGCAATGCCCCGGGGCGGTAGGAATCGCGTCGAGATCTCCGTGTGTTCGATACCTGCGTTGCTCGCCATGAAGGGACACGCCATCGAGAACCGCTACAAACAAAAGGATGCCTACGACATCTACTACTGCATCCGTAACTATCCTGAAGGCATCGACGGCTTGGCCGAAGCATGCCGGCCCCTGATGGCACACAGAGGCGGATTGGAGGGATACACGTATATCGCCGGGAAATTCGATTCGCTGGTCGGTTTCGGGCCTACATGCGTGCGCCGATTTGTCGAAGAATCGCAGGTGCTGGACGGTCGAACGCCGGAACAGTGGCAACAGGATGCCTTCGGTCAGGTGGACGCGTGGTTACGTGCGCTGGGCTTGAGGGAATGA
- a CDS encoding CAAX prenyl protease-related protein, with the protein MLNAAAWARIVPFALFMGLLALRGAVPADNAWGWDPRWLYALNLVVVGGALVWFWKQYGEFSRQNLPTAREVGLSVVLGLAVFGLWIALDAPWMQLGTPTASFVPTRPDGGLDWPLIVVRWLGAALLVPVMEELFWRSFLMRWITSPRFEGVDPRESGLKALILSTFLFMLAHTLWLAAIVAGLVYGLLYQRTGKLGCAVIAHAVTNGVLGIWVLGSGHWEFW; encoded by the coding sequence ATGCTGAATGCCGCCGCGTGGGCACGGATTGTTCCGTTTGCCCTTTTCATGGGTCTCCTTGCGCTGCGAGGAGCTGTTCCTGCTGACAACGCCTGGGGCTGGGACCCACGTTGGCTGTATGCGCTGAACCTGGTGGTGGTGGGTGGCGCACTGGTCTGGTTCTGGAAGCAGTACGGCGAGTTCTCGCGCCAGAACCTGCCGACAGCGCGGGAGGTCGGGCTCAGTGTGGTGCTGGGTCTGGCGGTGTTTGGCCTGTGGATCGCGCTGGACGCCCCATGGATGCAGCTGGGGACACCCACCGCGTCGTTTGTCCCGACACGGCCGGACGGCGGTCTGGACTGGCCCTTGATCGTGGTGCGCTGGCTGGGGGCGGCCTTGCTGGTCCCGGTGATGGAAGAACTGTTCTGGCGCAGCTTCCTGATGCGCTGGATAACCAGCCCCCGGTTCGAAGGGGTGGACCCGCGCGAGTCCGGCCTCAAGGCGCTGATCCTCTCCACCTTCCTCTTCATGCTCGCACACACGTTGTGGCTGGCGGCCATCGTGGCCGGTCTCGTGTATGGGTTGCTGTACCAACGCACCGGCAAGCTCGGTTGCGCCGTGATTGCGCATGCGGTGACCAATGGGGTGTTGGGGATCTGGGTGCTGGGGTCCGGTCACTGGGAGTTCTGGTAA
- a CDS encoding MOSC domain-containing protein, which translates to MQILSLNVARTAPLMVGGKQVLSAIRKRPVDGAVAVEALGLAGDEQADPRYHGGQSKAVYAYPAEHYAFWQTVRAQAQVAQWNEPLPFGSMGENLSIEGLLESDAWIGDVLVFPDCALAVSEPREPCSKFNAVMGFNKAAKMMVQSGWCGFYLAVRQPGTIAAGQHFEIRPGPREVSIAEVFRTKMSRG; encoded by the coding sequence ATGCAGATCCTCAGTCTTAATGTGGCCCGCACCGCCCCGCTGATGGTGGGTGGCAAACAGGTGCTCAGCGCCATCCGCAAGCGTCCGGTGGACGGGGCCGTGGCGGTCGAGGCCCTGGGCCTGGCCGGCGACGAGCAGGCGGACCCGCGCTACCACGGCGGCCAGTCCAAGGCCGTGTACGCTTACCCCGCCGAACACTATGCGTTCTGGCAGACAGTGCGTGCGCAGGCGCAGGTGGCGCAGTGGAATGAGCCGCTGCCCTTTGGCAGCATGGGCGAGAACCTGAGCATCGAAGGCTTGCTGGAAAGCGACGCCTGGATCGGCGATGTGCTGGTGTTTCCGGACTGCGCGCTGGCAGTCAGCGAACCCCGTGAGCCGTGCAGCAAGTTCAATGCGGTGATGGGCTTCAACAAAGCCGCCAAGATGATGGTGCAAAGCGGCTGGTGCGGCTTTTATCTGGCGGTGCGACAGCCCGGCACGATTGCGGCGGGGCAGCACTTCGAGATCCGCCCCGGGCCCCGGGAAGTCTCGATTGCCGAGGTGTTCCGCACGAAAATGTCCCGGGGCTGA
- a CDS encoding PEP-CTERM sorting domain-containing protein produces the protein MTISTVMAFLATRLRHLAAGMLGLGMLISSSPARADWYQYTFMSDVFNIHSISFRAPGDNEWDVPGQLRIEFYTWTPLTGPATADDIISYKMTIWGGGPANLLGLSTPLPSGCSIPGGCYTSSSGFTVGSLDANGLPTTWNIWLDRQFEVTGFTESFHLASSQQGSSLERFANSYYSNAGATSVAPGELGGVWTVALVPEPGSYALMLVGLVAVVAAWRVSRSRGGVSGAAV, from the coding sequence ATGACTATCAGCACAGTGATGGCCTTCCTCGCGACACGGCTGCGCCATCTGGCGGCCGGCATGCTGGGGCTTGGCATGCTCATCAGCAGTTCTCCCGCCAGGGCGGACTGGTATCAATACACCTTCATGTCGGATGTGTTCAACATCCATTCGATCTCGTTCCGCGCCCCGGGCGACAACGAATGGGATGTGCCGGGTCAGCTGCGGATCGAGTTCTACACCTGGACGCCGCTGACCGGCCCCGCCACGGCAGACGACATCATTTCCTACAAGATGACGATATGGGGCGGTGGGCCGGCGAATCTGCTTGGCCTGTCGACACCGCTGCCGTCCGGATGCTCGATCCCCGGGGGCTGCTACACCTCCAGCAGTGGTTTCACCGTGGGCTCGCTCGATGCCAATGGCTTGCCGACCACCTGGAACATCTGGCTGGATCGGCAGTTCGAGGTGACCGGCTTCACCGAGTCCTTCCACCTCGCCTCCAGCCAGCAGGGCAGCAGCCTTGAACGCTTTGCCAATTCCTACTACAGCAACGCCGGTGCCACGTCGGTGGCGCCGGGTGAGCTGGGCGGCGTGTGGACCGTTGCGCTCGTGCCGGAGCCAGGAAGCTATGCGTTGATGCTGGTGGGGCTGGTGGCGGTGGTAGCGGCCTGGCGGGTGAGCCGCTCACGCGGCGGGGTGAGCGGTGCTGCCGTCTGA
- a CDS encoding GAF domain-containing protein yields MPSALTGLSMRHRLLLTLALSLVLVAASALLGLWQTQRLADTAESLYAERLVPLSLLREMARDLGPQGLGGVLNPVAGLRTQGSDRDAQRLADGLRRQWQAYLGTRLDTTEEALAQRLQPQLDTLLQAVPSASQASPEQVRALNQQRLAVMRQIDDLAGFQLSQAQLDTERTREATGEAAQLGVLLVSITALLSGLMIWTIWHRYDEERRAGDDGRERLHRMYQALSRTNQLIVQREAVLELGPTSELTLFDGLCRICVETGHARVATVVLHEGGSYVRAATAGDIERWMPGAPPRWTHDSSFGQSSMSTRAILSGTHQISNRPLQDPSVGGPGAPVIPPGVEALAAFPLRRNGQVVGALSIRADEQDFFDDTVTRLFDEITNDLSFALDNLTRERERAQALLHAREASEELRNLIQAMPIHMVLTRLPDGAVLVINDAMCRRYGISHDEVIGRRLMDLGVGMLPAYRKRYYELLKDHKDVVGFPVQASTRDGRVLSSYVYARRVRYHGQDCMIGCSVDMDGSTTIPEALDIVTKEIRKAEAGSEQSPGESVHADPQS; encoded by the coding sequence ATGCCCTCCGCCTTGACCGGCCTGTCCATGCGCCATCGCCTGTTACTCACGCTGGCGTTGTCGCTGGTGCTGGTCGCGGCTTCGGCGCTGCTGGGCCTGTGGCAGACCCAGCGCCTGGCCGACACCGCCGAGTCGCTATACGCCGAACGGCTGGTGCCCCTGAGCCTGCTGCGCGAAATGGCGCGGGACCTGGGACCGCAGGGTCTGGGCGGCGTGCTCAACCCAGTGGCGGGCCTGCGCACCCAGGGGTCCGACCGCGATGCCCAACGGCTGGCCGACGGCCTGCGTCGCCAATGGCAGGCTTATCTCGGTACGCGGCTGGACACGACCGAAGAGGCGCTGGCCCAGCGTCTTCAGCCGCAACTCGACACCCTGCTCCAGGCGGTGCCCTCCGCCAGTCAGGCCTCGCCCGAGCAGGTGCGTGCCCTCAACCAGCAGCGCTTGGCCGTGATGCGGCAGATTGACGACCTGGCCGGCTTCCAGCTGAGCCAGGCACAGCTGGATACGGAACGGACCCGGGAAGCCACCGGGGAGGCCGCCCAGTTGGGCGTGCTGCTGGTGTCCATCACCGCCCTGCTCTCCGGGCTGATGATCTGGACCATCTGGCACCGCTATGACGAGGAACGCCGCGCCGGGGACGACGGCCGCGAACGGCTGCACCGGATGTACCAGGCTTTGTCCCGCACCAATCAATTGATCGTCCAGCGCGAGGCCGTGTTGGAGCTGGGGCCGACGTCGGAGCTGACGCTGTTTGACGGCCTGTGCCGCATCTGTGTGGAAACCGGCCACGCTCGAGTGGCTACGGTGGTGCTCCACGAGGGCGGCAGTTACGTGCGGGCTGCGACGGCCGGGGACATCGAGCGCTGGATGCCCGGCGCCCCTCCGCGCTGGACCCATGACTCCAGCTTCGGCCAAAGCTCCATGAGCACACGGGCCATCCTGTCCGGCACGCATCAGATCAGCAACCGCCCGCTGCAGGACCCCAGCGTTGGCGGCCCGGGCGCACCGGTCATTCCGCCCGGGGTGGAAGCGCTGGCGGCGTTTCCGCTGCGTCGCAACGGTCAGGTGGTGGGCGCGCTGAGCATCCGGGCCGACGAGCAGGACTTTTTTGACGACACCGTCACCCGGCTGTTTGACGAGATCACCAACGACCTGTCCTTTGCGCTCGACAACCTCACCCGCGAACGCGAACGCGCACAGGCCCTGCTGCATGCACGGGAAGCCAGTGAGGAGTTGCGCAACCTGATCCAGGCCATGCCCATCCATATGGTGCTGACGCGGCTGCCCGATGGCGCCGTGCTGGTCATCAACGACGCGATGTGCCGCCGCTACGGCATCAGTCACGACGAGGTCATCGGCCGGCGCTTGATGGATCTGGGGGTGGGCATGCTGCCGGCCTATCGCAAGCGCTACTACGAGCTGCTGAAAGATCACAAGGACGTGGTGGGCTTTCCCGTGCAGGCCTCCACACGTGATGGCCGGGTGCTGTCGTCCTACGTCTATGCCCGACGGGTGCGTTATCACGGGCAGGACTGCATGATCGGCTGCAGCGTGGACATGGACGGCAGCACGACCATCCCCGAAGCCCTGGACATCGTTACGAAAGAGATCAGGAAGGCGGAGGCCGGCAGCGAGCAAAGTCCGGGAGAATCGGTGCATGCAGATCCTCAGTCTTAA
- a CDS encoding NAD(P)-dependent oxidoreductase gives MKVALIGPTGFVGSEVLKELLSRGHEVVALARTPAKLEAQSGLTVVQADVQDAAQVAGAVQGTDAVVNAYNPGWGVPDLYDQFLAGTRAIYAGTRQAGVKRLLVVGGAGSLYAAPGVQLVDTPEFPQAWKSGALAAREALNLIREETSLDWTFLSPAVHLEPGERRGSYRVSLDTPVMDANGPAHVSTADLAVAIVDELERPQHIRRRFTVGY, from the coding sequence ATGAAAGTCGCCTTGATCGGCCCCACCGGATTTGTGGGCAGTGAAGTGTTGAAGGAACTGCTGTCGCGTGGTCATGAAGTCGTGGCGCTGGCCCGCACGCCCGCCAAGCTGGAAGCCCAGTCCGGGCTGACGGTGGTCCAGGCCGATGTGCAGGACGCCGCTCAGGTGGCCGGCGCGGTCCAAGGCACTGATGCCGTGGTGAATGCCTACAACCCGGGCTGGGGCGTGCCGGACCTCTACGACCAGTTCCTGGCGGGCACCCGCGCCATCTATGCCGGTACCCGTCAGGCGGGCGTGAAGCGCCTGCTGGTGGTGGGCGGTGCCGGCAGCCTGTATGCCGCACCGGGCGTGCAACTGGTGGACACGCCGGAATTCCCGCAGGCGTGGAAGTCCGGCGCGCTGGCCGCACGTGAAGCGCTCAACCTGATCCGCGAAGAAACCTCGCTGGACTGGACCTTCCTGTCTCCCGCCGTGCATCTGGAGCCGGGCGAACGCCGGGGCAGCTACCGCGTCAGCCTGGATACACCGGTGATGGATGCCAACGGCCCCGCCCATGTCTCCACCGCCGACCTGGCGGTGGCCATCGTGGACGAACTGGAGCGGCCGCAGCACATTCGCCGCCGTTTCACGGTCGGCTATTGA